The following coding sequences lie in one Mesorhizobium sp. DCY119 genomic window:
- a CDS encoding transposase: protein MNRKYSDQQRAAAVAMVDQRRVADPRDHTIFREVAQQSGVGEQSLRLWVRAADEKRLEQRGGLEPNRKPRSEDELVQELNALRRKIQKLQAENEVLKRAFVAFSSDWTK from the coding sequence TTGAATAGAAAATACTCCGACCAGCAGCGTGCGGCCGCGGTGGCGATGGTCGACCAGCGCCGGGTTGCCGATCCGCGCGACCACACGATCTTTCGCGAGGTGGCGCAGCAATCCGGTGTCGGCGAGCAGTCGTTGCGGCTCTGGGTGCGAGCGGCTGACGAAAAGCGACTAGAACAGCGCGGCGGCCTGGAGCCAAATCGCAAACCCCGATCCGAGGACGAACTGGTGCAGGAACTGAACGCCCTTCGTCGCAAGATCCAAAAGCTGCAGGCCGAGAACGAGGTTCTCAAGCGGGCGTTCGTTGCGTTCTCGTCTGATTGGACGAAGTGA
- a CDS encoding MATE family efflux transporter — MVAAMAGVGSVAGYGTGARLEYPLIPLIFGIAATIWPEQWLRLFSAKADMIETGSAYLRIVGPTYGFFGLGLSLHFASQGAGRLYWPLTAGFLRIAVALGVGWIAPSITGSLEWLLGALTLGLVVYGMTILAAVRSGAWFRQDLLSSKSPERALLMVTSSNQTRTQRTPA, encoded by the coding sequence TTGGTCGCGGCCATGGCCGGTGTCGGGTCGGTGGCCGGCTATGGTACCGGAGCGCGCCTCGAATATCCGCTCATTCCGCTCATCTTCGGCATCGCCGCCACCATCTGGCCCGAGCAATGGCTGAGGCTGTTCAGCGCGAAAGCCGATATGATCGAAACCGGAAGCGCATACCTCCGGATCGTCGGACCGACCTATGGTTTCTTCGGTCTCGGGCTGTCGCTTCATTTTGCCTCGCAAGGAGCGGGACGGCTATACTGGCCGCTCACCGCCGGCTTCCTGCGCATCGCGGTAGCCCTCGGTGTGGGATGGATCGCCCCGAGTATCACCGGATCGCTCGAATGGCTGTTGGGCGCGCTCACACTGGGATTGGTGGTCTATGGGATGACGATCCTCGCGGCCGTTCGATCCGGCGCCTGGTTCCGGCAAGACCTCCTGAGCTCAAAAAGTCCCGAAAGAGCCTTGCTGATGGTCACTTCGTCCAATCAGACGAGAACGCAACGAACGCCCGCTTGA
- a CDS encoding TetR/AcrR family transcriptional regulator produces MKVSREQMAENRRRILDSASQLFRKKGFEAVTVAEVMNAAGLTHGGFYGHFESKDDLVAQTLAHALKPSSERKFDLDAYVDGYLSPRHRDNPAKGCPTAALAAETRHQSAAARAAITDGFRCQIDRLTEALPGATDADRRQVAIASWAAMVGAVILARAIDDPELSDEVLAQTRAWIGSGTDLLSSDR; encoded by the coding sequence ATGAAAGTCAGCCGAGAGCAAATGGCAGAGAACCGCCGCCGGATCCTCGATTCAGCAAGCCAGCTGTTTCGAAAGAAGGGCTTCGAGGCCGTTACGGTCGCCGAAGTCATGAATGCGGCAGGCCTCACGCATGGCGGCTTCTACGGTCATTTCGAGTCCAAGGACGATCTGGTCGCCCAGACGCTCGCGCATGCCCTCAAGCCGAGCTCAGAGCGAAAGTTCGATCTCGACGCCTATGTCGACGGCTATCTGTCGCCACGCCATCGCGACAATCCGGCCAAAGGCTGCCCTACGGCGGCGCTCGCCGCGGAGACCCGTCATCAGAGCGCGGCGGCGCGAGCAGCGATCACCGACGGGTTCCGCTGCCAGATCGACAGATTGACTGAGGCGCTTCCAGGAGCGACCGACGCTGACAGGCGTCAGGTGGCCATAGCAAGCTGGGCGGCGATGGTGGGAGCCGTCATCCTTGCACGCGCAATCGACGATCCCGAGCTTTCGGATGAAGTTCTGGCGCAGACGCGCGCTTGGATCGGTTCCGGAACCGACCTCCTTTCTTCCGATCGGTGA